A region from the Rheinheimera mangrovi genome encodes:
- a CDS encoding SDR family NAD(P)-dependent oxidoreductase codes for MAAHAPVSLITGASRGIGRATALKLAATGHELILVARDAAALQQVQAECQAAGTQVSIHIVDITDRDALVILFKQLQNLLQGKALTNFVHCAGEMHEAPLSFTRLADMDHLIALNLSATIQLCQLVSKMMLWHRSGHLLLLSSKVAESGSAGQAIYAATKGAVSSLVKSLAKELGPLGIRVNAVAPGFIETDLTAHYSEEKKQLLMQNISLRRLGHADEVAAVIKFLCSDEALYVTGHILAVDGGFSL; via the coding sequence ATGGCGGCTCATGCGCCTGTCAGCCTTATTACAGGAGCCAGCCGCGGCATAGGCCGGGCTACAGCGCTAAAACTAGCAGCTACAGGTCACGAGTTGATTTTAGTGGCGCGGGATGCAGCTGCTTTACAACAAGTACAAGCTGAATGTCAGGCGGCAGGAACGCAAGTTTCTATTCACATAGTGGACATCACAGACCGGGATGCCCTTGTCATACTCTTTAAGCAACTACAAAACCTGCTGCAAGGCAAAGCACTAACTAATTTTGTACATTGTGCCGGGGAAATGCATGAAGCACCTCTTAGCTTTACCCGACTAGCAGATATGGACCATCTAATCGCGCTGAACTTAAGCGCTACAATTCAGTTATGCCAGCTCGTAAGTAAAATGATGCTTTGGCACCGTAGCGGGCATTTACTCTTATTATCTTCTAAAGTGGCTGAATCAGGTTCCGCAGGACAGGCTATTTATGCGGCTACGAAAGGAGCCGTATCCTCATTGGTAAAATCCCTTGCTAAAGAATTGGGCCCTTTGGGTATCCGTGTCAATGCTGTTGCACCAGGTTTTATTGAAACTGATTTAACAGCCCATTACAGTGAAGAGAAAAAACAGCTCTTGATGCAGAATATCAGCCTACGCCGCCTGGGACATGCAGATGAAGTAGCCGCAGTGATCAAATTTTTATGCTCAGACGAAGCACTTTATGTCACTGGCCATATTCTGGCTGTTGATGGTGGTTTTAGTCTATGA
- a CDS encoding acyl carrier protein gives MSNELIQTNTAKLTTAFANALVVAESQIHDDLAYNSIKEWDSTAHMLLIAELENVFNLMLDTDDIIDMSSVAKAKTILGKYGVAF, from the coding sequence ATGAGCAACGAGCTAATTCAAACCAACACAGCCAAACTCACTACCGCTTTTGCCAACGCTTTAGTAGTGGCAGAGAGTCAAATTCATGATGATTTAGCCTACAACAGCATCAAAGAGTGGGATTCCACCGCCCATATGCTGCTGATTGCCGAGCTGGAAAACGTATTTAATCTGATGCTCGATACCGACGATATTATTGATATGAGTTCGGTCGCTAAAGCCAAAACCATACTAGGTAAATACGGAGTTGCATTTTAA
- a CDS encoding GNAT family N-acetyltransferase: MWHKEDISAFNVVLKPLQQDDLAQVLIWRNSPEVSSQMLDQSEISPERQQSWFERISSDPRQMQFVIYYKNQKVGACNLKSPAALAVAECDSLEAGFYLGEAKYRGTILAFFAALALNQYAFEQLAVKTLKAVVKSSNNAALRFNEQLGYQADAVQPSEDMVAMTLIPQAHQQAAAKFATFIRN; encoded by the coding sequence ATGTGGCATAAAGAAGATATCAGCGCCTTTAATGTAGTATTAAAACCTTTGCAGCAGGATGATTTGGCACAAGTACTGATCTGGCGCAATAGCCCGGAAGTCAGCAGCCAAATGCTGGATCAAAGTGAAATTAGCCCAGAGCGGCAACAAAGCTGGTTTGAACGTATATCCTCTGATCCACGCCAAATGCAGTTTGTAATTTATTATAAAAACCAGAAGGTTGGAGCCTGTAATTTAAAAAGCCCTGCAGCTTTGGCTGTGGCAGAATGTGACAGCTTAGAAGCAGGCTTTTATTTAGGTGAAGCCAAATACCGCGGTACTATACTGGCTTTTTTTGCCGCCTTAGCACTAAACCAGTATGCTTTTGAACAGCTGGCGGTTAAAACGCTGAAAGCTGTGGTGAAAAGCAGTAATAATGCAGCTTTACGCTTTAACGAACAATTGGGGTATCAAGCCGATGCGGTGCAGCCTTCAGAGGATATGGTGGCCATGACTTTAATACCGCAGGCACACCAGCAAGCCGCCGCTAAATTCGCAACCTTTATCCGGAATTAA
- the pseI gene encoding pseudaminic acid synthase encodes MSNAAFQDIQLGQYKVGPSHPPLIIAELSGNHDQSLDKALAMIDAAAAAGAQAIKLQTYTADTMTLDIDTGEFYIEDKNSLWHGTTLYKLYEIAYTPWDWHQAIFERAKSHGMLAFSTPFDLTAVDFLESLDVPCYKIASFENIDHPLLAAVAKTGKPVIMSTGMASQSELAESVEVLRANGCKDLILLKCTSNYPARPVDANLLTIPHLAQLFQCQAGLSDHTTGIGVSVAAVALGATVIEKHFVLDRSEGGVDAEFSLEPNELKQLVEETAKAKVALGQVNYGCTEKEIASRKHRRSLYIAADLKAGDTLTTENLRAIRPGLGLPPKYLPMLLGKTVTKDVARGTAMSWDLV; translated from the coding sequence ATGAGCAACGCAGCTTTTCAGGATATTCAGTTAGGCCAGTATAAAGTAGGGCCTTCTCATCCACCTTTGATTATTGCTGAGCTGTCCGGCAATCACGATCAGTCGCTGGATAAAGCTCTGGCCATGATAGACGCAGCTGCAGCGGCTGGCGCTCAGGCCATTAAATTACAAACCTACACAGCGGACACCATGACGCTGGATATAGACACAGGCGAGTTTTATATCGAAGATAAAAACAGCCTCTGGCATGGTACGACTTTGTATAAGCTGTATGAGATTGCCTACACCCCCTGGGACTGGCATCAAGCCATCTTTGAGCGCGCCAAAAGCCATGGCATGCTGGCGTTCAGCACCCCTTTTGATTTAACAGCAGTGGATTTTTTAGAATCGCTGGATGTGCCTTGCTACAAAATCGCCTCTTTTGAAAATATCGACCATCCGCTGTTGGCGGCAGTGGCGAAAACCGGTAAGCCAGTCATTATGTCAACCGGCATGGCCAGTCAGTCAGAACTGGCTGAATCGGTGGAAGTGCTAAGAGCAAACGGCTGTAAAGATTTAATTTTACTTAAATGCACCAGCAACTACCCTGCCCGTCCTGTCGATGCCAATTTACTGACTATTCCGCATTTAGCTCAGCTGTTTCAGTGTCAGGCTGGTTTATCGGATCACACCACGGGTATTGGTGTCTCTGTTGCTGCCGTGGCTTTAGGTGCCACTGTGATTGAAAAACACTTTGTGCTCGACAGAAGCGAAGGTGGCGTCGATGCCGAGTTTTCCTTAGAACCGAACGAGCTTAAGCAACTGGTGGAAGAAACCGCCAAAGCTAAAGTAGCCTTGGGTCAGGTCAATTATGGCTGCACTGAAAAAGAAATAGCTTCACGTAAACACCGCCGCTCTTTGTATATCGCTGCCGATTTAAAAGCAGGCGATACGCTCACTACTGAAAACTTACGCGCTATCCGGCCAGGTTTAGGTTTGCCACCTAAATATCTGCCGATGCTTTTAGGTAAAACAGTGACTAAAGATGTGGCCCGAGGCACAGCGATGAGCTGGGATTTGGTTTGA
- the pseG gene encoding UDP-2,4-diacetamido-2,4,6-trideoxy-beta-L-altropyranose hydrolase, whose product MLKRRTALFRVDASAVIGSGHLMRCLTLAKALQQSDWQVQFACRAHPGHAIEWLREQKFDVIALPQPVQTQASGYAAWLGVTEQQDAVQLSEQLQAPVDLLVIDHYALSSIFELVMAGFYQKLLVIDDLANRAHQCDYLLDQNLYPDMHSRYTKLVNPEAHLWLGPAYVLLRPEFGLYQRTAQLQPAQFLVFYGGTDELNLTSKTIKALQQLQKTDFAADIVIGLANPHKAELEHLCADDLRLTLRIQTPHMAELMSKATLMIGAGGSTHWERCALALPALVVTLADNQVASTLALVEAGVCAYLGRGEDLTVTQLTNAIQQLLDNPERLEIMSDKAGKLVPQGGGCAAIVERLSHEIQADH is encoded by the coding sequence ATGCTAAAACGCAGAACCGCTTTGTTTCGTGTGGATGCCTCAGCAGTGATAGGTTCAGGCCATCTGATGCGTTGCCTGACCTTAGCCAAAGCCTTGCAGCAATCGGACTGGCAAGTACAGTTTGCCTGCCGGGCTCATCCAGGGCATGCAATTGAATGGCTGCGCGAACAGAAGTTTGATGTCATCGCACTGCCACAACCTGTACAGACCCAAGCCAGTGGTTATGCCGCCTGGCTCGGCGTGACAGAACAGCAGGATGCAGTGCAACTGAGTGAGCAATTGCAAGCGCCAGTGGATTTATTGGTGATTGATCATTACGCTTTATCCAGCATTTTCGAGCTGGTCATGGCAGGTTTTTACCAAAAGCTTTTGGTGATTGATGATTTAGCCAACAGAGCCCATCAATGTGACTATTTGCTGGATCAAAATCTTTATCCGGATATGCACAGTCGTTACACAAAGCTGGTCAACCCCGAAGCTCACTTATGGTTAGGCCCTGCTTATGTCTTGCTGCGCCCAGAGTTTGGCCTGTATCAGCGCACTGCCCAGCTACAACCTGCACAATTTTTAGTCTTTTACGGTGGCACAGATGAGCTGAATTTAACCAGTAAGACGATAAAAGCCTTACAGCAACTTCAGAAAACCGACTTTGCTGCCGATATTGTGATAGGACTTGCAAATCCGCACAAAGCAGAACTTGAACACCTTTGCGCTGACGACCTGCGTTTGACTTTGCGTATTCAGACCCCGCATATGGCAGAGTTGATGAGCAAAGCCACTTTAATGATTGGTGCCGGCGGTTCTACCCATTGGGAGCGCTGTGCTTTGGCCTTACCTGCTTTGGTGGTCACTTTGGCGGACAATCAGGTCGCCAGTACATTAGCTTTGGTTGAAGCCGGGGTTTGTGCTTATCTTGGGCGTGGCGAAGATCTCACAGTTACACAATTAACCAACGCAATACAGCAACTGCTGGATAATCCAGAGCGGTTGGAAATAATGTCAGACAAAGCTGGAAAACTGGTACCACAAGGCGGCGGTTGTGCTGCTATTGTAGAGCGACTTAGCCACGAAATTCAGGCCGACCATTAA
- the pseF gene encoding pseudaminic acid cytidylyltransferase, protein MRLAIIPARGGSKRIPRKNIKDFNGKAMIGWSIEAALLSGAFDEVWVSTDDTEIAAVAERFGAKVPFIRPAELADDHTGTSAVVRHAISWALQQHLKPELVACIYATAPLLQPQMLKEAMLQLQQDPALDYVFSGCRFSFPIQRALYRTEQGRVQAVDPASIPKRSQDLAETFHDAGQFYCGRSQSWLDAKAVFSASSYLYELPQHLVQDIDTAEDWLRAELLHQLLSKQTC, encoded by the coding sequence ATGCGATTAGCCATTATTCCGGCACGCGGCGGCAGTAAACGAATTCCGCGTAAAAACATTAAAGACTTTAATGGAAAAGCTATGATTGGCTGGTCTATTGAAGCGGCGTTGTTATCCGGCGCTTTTGATGAAGTCTGGGTATCTACAGACGATACTGAAATTGCAGCTGTCGCAGAACGTTTTGGTGCCAAAGTTCCTTTTATCCGCCCTGCAGAGTTAGCTGACGATCACACAGGCACCTCAGCTGTAGTTCGCCATGCGATCAGCTGGGCACTGCAGCAACATTTGAAACCTGAGTTAGTCGCTTGTATTTATGCCACAGCACCTTTGCTTCAACCACAGATGCTAAAAGAGGCCATGCTCCAATTACAACAAGATCCCGCTTTGGATTATGTGTTCTCAGGCTGCCGTTTTAGTTTTCCTATTCAGCGCGCTTTATATCGTACTGAACAAGGCAGAGTTCAGGCTGTTGATCCCGCATCTATCCCAAAACGCTCACAGGACTTAGCTGAAACTTTTCATGACGCAGGTCAGTTCTATTGTGGTCGCAGCCAAAGCTGGCTGGATGCCAAAGCGGTGTTTTCAGCCAGTTCTTATCTATATGAGCTGCCACAGCATTTAGTGCAGGATATAGATACTGCAGAGGACTGGCTGCGCGCTGAGCTGTTGCATCAACTGTTGTCAAAGCAAACATGCTAA
- the pseC gene encoding UDP-4-amino-4,6-dideoxy-N-acetyl-beta-L-altrosamine transaminase has protein sequence MIPYGRQSISAEDIQAVVETLKSDFLTQGPAVPAFEQALASYCKVPYAVAVNSATSALHIACLALDVKAGDRVWTSPISFVASANCALYCGATVDFVDVEPETGLMSVKALAAKLQQAAATHTLPKVLIPVHLAGHSCAMQQIATLCQPYGIRIIEDASHSVGGSYQQQKIGSCQFSDVTVFSFHPVKIITTAEGGAALTKDLTLAARMQLLRSHGITRNPDDMAEVSHGPWYYQQVDLGLNYRMTDLQAALGLSQLKKLDAFVAKRIEAVERYRNLLQDLPLDLPDDSPTGQSAWHLYIIQLHDENSRLAIFEALRSAGIGVNVHYIPIHTQPYYQKLGFNWGDFPQAEVFYSRIISLPLYADLTAEQQQQVALALNLAIKDACKE, from the coding sequence ATGATCCCTTATGGCAGACAATCCATAAGCGCTGAAGATATTCAGGCCGTAGTAGAGACGCTCAAATCAGACTTTTTGACCCAGGGCCCTGCTGTGCCGGCTTTTGAGCAGGCATTGGCCAGCTATTGCAAGGTACCTTATGCGGTGGCAGTCAATAGCGCCACCTCTGCGTTGCATATCGCTTGTTTGGCTTTGGATGTCAAAGCGGGTGACAGAGTCTGGACCAGCCCTATCAGTTTTGTCGCCTCTGCCAACTGTGCTTTGTATTGTGGTGCCACTGTTGATTTTGTCGATGTAGAGCCTGAAACTGGCCTGATGTCGGTAAAGGCCTTAGCCGCCAAACTACAACAGGCGGCCGCAACTCACACCTTACCTAAAGTTCTGATCCCTGTGCATCTGGCCGGACATAGTTGCGCCATGCAGCAAATAGCTACGTTATGCCAGCCTTATGGTATTCGTATTATTGAAGATGCCTCCCATTCTGTAGGCGGCAGTTATCAGCAACAAAAAATTGGCAGTTGCCAGTTTAGTGATGTCACCGTCTTTAGTTTTCATCCGGTAAAAATCATCACCACAGCTGAAGGTGGTGCAGCTTTGACCAAAGATTTAACTTTGGCTGCCCGGATGCAGCTGTTGCGCAGCCACGGTATTACCCGCAATCCGGACGATATGGCCGAAGTCAGCCACGGCCCCTGGTACTATCAGCAGGTAGATTTAGGGCTGAATTACCGTATGACAGACCTACAAGCTGCATTGGGTTTAAGCCAGCTGAAAAAGCTTGATGCTTTTGTCGCTAAACGCATTGAGGCTGTAGAACGTTATCGCAACCTGCTGCAAGATTTACCTCTGGATCTGCCGGATGACAGCCCGACCGGGCAATCGGCCTGGCATCTGTATATTATTCAATTGCATGACGAAAACAGCCGCTTAGCCATCTTTGAAGCACTGCGCTCTGCTGGCATTGGTGTGAATGTGCATTACATCCCTATTCATACCCAGCCTTATTATCAGAAACTGGGCTTTAATTGGGGCGATTTTCCGCAAGCGGAAGTCTTTTACAGCAGGATCATCAGTTTGCCTTTGTATGCTGATTTAACCGCAGAGCAGCAGCAACAGGTTGCTTTAGCTCTAAATTTGGCAATAAAGGATGCCTGCAAGGAGTAA
- the pseB gene encoding UDP-N-acetylglucosamine 4,6-dehydratase (inverting) has protein sequence MFDGKNIFITGGTGSFGNKYTQTLLERYKPNKIIIYSRDELKQYEMQQKFNAPCMRYFIGDVRDQERLIRAMRGVDYVIHAAALKQVPAAEYNPMECIKTNINGAEHVINAAIENNVQKVIALSTDKAANPINLYGATKLASDKLFVAANNISGGSKPRFSVVRYGNVVGSRGSVVPFFEQLKQKGTDHMPVTHLEMTRFWISLQQGVDFVLKNFERMLGGEIFVPKIPSIRIVDLAKSIAPDLPIKEVGIRPGEKLHEMMCPGDMSYNTYEYDDHYVIAPSIQFYNRGNDFTINALKEHGKLVQPGFEYVSDKNPHFLTLEELESFNRDAML, from the coding sequence ATGTTTGATGGCAAAAATATTTTTATTACAGGTGGCACTGGTTCTTTTGGCAATAAATACACCCAAACCCTATTAGAGCGCTACAAACCCAATAAAATTATCATCTACTCCAGAGATGAATTAAAACAATACGAAATGCAGCAAAAGTTTAATGCACCCTGCATGCGATATTTTATTGGTGATGTGCGGGATCAGGAACGCTTAATTCGTGCCATGCGTGGTGTAGATTATGTCATTCATGCTGCAGCGCTGAAGCAGGTGCCTGCCGCTGAATACAACCCAATGGAATGCATTAAAACCAATATCAACGGTGCCGAGCATGTGATCAATGCAGCTATTGAAAATAATGTCCAGAAGGTTATAGCTCTGTCGACAGATAAAGCTGCAAACCCGATCAACTTATATGGCGCCACTAAACTTGCATCAGACAAACTATTTGTTGCAGCTAATAACATTTCTGGCGGTAGTAAACCGCGTTTTTCCGTAGTGCGTTATGGCAATGTGGTTGGTTCCCGGGGTTCGGTAGTGCCGTTTTTTGAGCAGTTAAAACAAAAAGGCACAGACCACATGCCTGTCACCCATCTGGAGATGACTCGTTTTTGGATCAGCCTGCAGCAAGGTGTCGACTTTGTGTTAAAGAATTTCGAACGTATGCTGGGCGGTGAAATATTCGTACCAAAAATCCCTTCTATCCGGATTGTTGATTTAGCGAAATCCATAGCACCTGATTTACCTATCAAAGAAGTAGGTATTCGCCCTGGGGAAAAATTACATGAAATGATGTGTCCTGGTGATATGTCGTACAACACCTATGAATATGACGACCACTATGTGATAGCCCCTTCTATCCAGTTTTACAATCGCGGAAATGACTTCACCATTAATGCATTAAAAGAACATGGCAAACTGGTTCAGCCAGGATTTGAGTATGTATCAGATAAAAATCCGCACTTTTTAACTCTCGAAGAGCTGGAAAGTTTCAACAGAGACGCGATGTTATGA
- a CDS encoding flagellin: protein MKVSNSFTNENQLKFNSNESENLLKKLATARRINSAADDAAGLQIANRLTQSANASAQGTQNVYDGISLATVADQGLQGVTDNLNEMGRLAVQAGSGILTASDRQALQKQADAYSASIQDQIKNTEFAGIKLFNQEGTVPVETGNGSIGIKTQDLSSRLTDSGAFSIDLSSAESAQASLKSIQSSAQVVDNNRTDLGATINALQSTARNLQTQNVNEQDAISRIQDLDYAKAVSEQVAAGVREQASLSVVSQGRVSQQQALKLLA from the coding sequence ATGAAAGTCAGTAACTCCTTTACCAATGAAAATCAGTTGAAATTCAATTCTAATGAATCTGAAAATCTGCTGAAAAAATTAGCCACAGCCCGGCGTATTAACAGCGCTGCTGATGATGCTGCAGGATTACAGATAGCCAACCGCTTAACTCAAAGTGCGAATGCCTCTGCTCAGGGCACTCAGAATGTATACGATGGCATATCTTTAGCTACTGTGGCCGATCAAGGCTTGCAGGGCGTAACAGACAATCTGAACGAAATGGGCCGTTTAGCTGTGCAGGCTGGTAGTGGCATTTTAACTGCTTCAGACCGTCAGGCTTTGCAAAAACAAGCTGATGCCTACTCAGCCAGTATTCAGGACCAGATTAAAAATACTGAATTTGCCGGTATCAAGCTATTTAATCAAGAAGGTACTGTTCCTGTGGAGACAGGTAATGGCAGCATTGGTATCAAAACTCAGGATTTATCAAGTCGTTTAACGGACTCAGGTGCTTTTAGCATCGACTTATCATCTGCTGAAAGTGCTCAGGCTTCACTGAAATCAATTCAGAGTTCTGCACAAGTGGTGGATAACAACAGAACCGATTTAGGCGCGACCATTAACGCCTTGCAGTCTACTGCCCGTAATCTTCAGACTCAGAATGTAAATGAGCAGGATGCCATCAGCCGTATTCAGGATCTGGACTATGCCAAAGCGGTATCAGAACAAGTGGCTGCCGGCGTTCGTGAACAAGCGTCTTTGTCAGTGGTCAGTCAGGGTCGAGTGTCTCAACAACAAGCCTTAAAGCTGTTAGCTTAA
- a CDS encoding sigma-54 dependent transcriptional regulator has product MTTKLYILDQQEQRTSRLGAVLSFISEAYQQLNYHELDQHLDAGSQAVILLGALSSQDHEQLIRRYPACAFLLLGETLKHHLGLANVVGLLTEPFSYASFTQLLRDCQEYQRLLPGQKGQCEQSRFIGMVGQTQAMQQVRFLIQQVAKTDANVLILGDSGTGKEVVARNIHVLSNRHQGPFVPLNCGAIPAELLESELFGHEKGAFTGAISTRKGRFELAQGGTLFLDEIGDMPLPMQVKLLRVLQERVYERVGGSQPIRADVRIIAATHRALENMIEEGRFREDLFYRLNVFPIETPALRDRSDDLPLLVQELIIRTEQQGHAKVKFTERALESLKLHPWPGNVRELANLVERMAIMFPNQVVDVAELPQKYRHLEVDTYVPVYPDALLERDAINELFQSSEDEDESSQELNFTQSGSLELLPEHGMDLKEFLAELEVSLITQALERHEYVVARAADILCLRRTTLVEKMRKYNLMRDENQA; this is encoded by the coding sequence ATGACCACCAAGCTCTATATTCTGGATCAGCAGGAACAACGCACCTCTCGTTTAGGTGCTGTGCTTAGTTTTATTTCTGAAGCTTATCAGCAATTGAATTACCATGAGTTAGACCAGCATTTAGATGCAGGTTCTCAAGCCGTCATTTTACTGGGCGCTTTATCCAGTCAGGATCATGAACAACTGATCCGCCGTTATCCCGCTTGTGCATTTTTATTGCTGGGTGAAACCCTGAAGCATCATTTAGGCTTGGCCAATGTGGTTGGCCTACTGACAGAACCTTTTTCTTACGCGTCTTTTACTCAATTACTACGTGACTGTCAGGAATATCAGCGCTTATTGCCAGGTCAGAAAGGTCAGTGCGAGCAATCCCGTTTTATAGGGATGGTCGGACAAACTCAGGCCATGCAACAAGTACGTTTCTTAATTCAGCAAGTGGCCAAAACGGATGCCAATGTATTAATTCTTGGTGATTCAGGCACAGGTAAAGAAGTAGTCGCTCGCAATATTCATGTGTTATCCAACCGTCATCAGGGGCCTTTTGTGCCACTGAACTGCGGTGCTATTCCGGCAGAACTGTTGGAGAGTGAGCTGTTTGGTCATGAGAAAGGTGCCTTTACCGGTGCTATTTCTACCCGTAAAGGCCGTTTCGAGCTGGCGCAGGGCGGTACGCTGTTTCTGGATGAAATTGGCGATATGCCTTTGCCGATGCAGGTCAAGTTATTAAGGGTGCTGCAGGAGCGGGTTTATGAGCGGGTTGGCGGCAGTCAGCCTATTCGTGCTGATGTGCGTATTATTGCTGCGACCCACAGAGCTCTGGAGAATATGATTGAAGAAGGGCGCTTTCGGGAAGACTTGTTTTATCGCCTGAATGTGTTTCCTATAGAAACCCCGGCGCTGCGTGACAGAAGCGACGATTTACCTTTGTTGGTGCAGGAACTGATTATCCGCACTGAGCAGCAAGGCCATGCCAAAGTGAAGTTTACCGAGCGTGCACTTGAAAGCTTAAAGCTGCATCCGTGGCCTGGCAATGTTCGTGAGCTGGCTAATCTGGTTGAACGAATGGCTATTATGTTCCCCAATCAGGTGGTCGATGTGGCTGAGTTGCCACAAAAATACCGTCATCTGGAAGTGGATACCTATGTGCCTGTCTATCCGGATGCATTACTGGAGAGGGATGCTATCAATGAATTGTTCCAAAGTTCTGAGGATGAAGATGAATCCTCACAAGAGCTGAATTTCACTCAATCCGGTAGTCTTGAGTTATTACCTGAACATGGCATGGATTTAAAAGAGTTTTTAGCTGAACTGGAAGTTTCCTTAATTACTCAGGCGCTGGAGCGGCACGAGTATGTGGTGGCAAGGGCTGCAGATATTCTTTGTCTGCGCCGTACTACGCTGGTTGAAAAGATGCGGAAATACAATTTAATGCGGGATGAGAATCAGGCTTAA
- a CDS encoding sensor histidine kinase, translated as MSTAKAFAYVATVEKKVQPDSATPAATAIHTARQARRLQHLVNNLPTAVIVLDERGYVAEANPVAISMLGEPLVGQRWLDVIARSFRPRSDDGMEVSLLDGRRVKLAISSLEPEAGQLIVLTDLTETRQLQSRLAHLQRLSTLGKMMASLAHQIRTPLSSALLYAQNLTSPKLNPNSREQFQHKLVARLVDLEQQVNDMLLFARAGREQQVEPLSLQRLLSEVFAGVEALVEQQQSQIQIQLPEPDVQILGNPRSLAGAIQNLVQNSMQIIGQGAVLKLEARLDKVNPQLVMIAVEDNGPGVPEHLQQQIFEPFFTTRSQGTGLGLAVVQAVAHSHNGSIRYCASELGGARFELLFPVYVPVTAGQELSYANN; from the coding sequence ATGAGTACAGCCAAAGCTTTTGCTTATGTTGCAACAGTTGAAAAAAAAGTGCAGCCAGATAGTGCTACACCTGCTGCAACTGCCATTCATACGGCCCGTCAGGCCCGTCGTCTACAGCATTTAGTTAATAACCTGCCAACAGCCGTCATAGTGCTGGATGAACGTGGTTATGTGGCTGAAGCCAATCCTGTTGCTATTTCCATGTTGGGTGAACCTTTAGTTGGTCAGCGCTGGCTGGATGTGATAGCCCGGTCATTCCGGCCCCGCAGCGATGATGGTATGGAAGTATCTTTACTGGATGGTCGCAGAGTAAAACTGGCTATCAGTTCGTTAGAGCCTGAAGCCGGACAGCTCATTGTTTTAACAGATCTGACGGAAACCCGTCAGTTGCAAAGTCGTCTGGCCCATCTGCAGCGTTTATCCACCCTTGGCAAAATGATGGCATCGCTGGCACATCAAATTCGTACGCCTTTATCTTCAGCTTTGCTGTATGCCCAGAACTTAACCAGTCCCAAATTGAATCCAAACTCACGTGAGCAGTTTCAGCACAAGCTGGTCGCCCGTCTGGTGGATTTAGAACAGCAGGTCAATGACATGCTGTTATTTGCCCGTGCAGGGCGTGAACAACAGGTGGAGCCTTTATCCTTGCAGCGCCTGCTAAGTGAAGTGTTTGCCGGAGTTGAAGCTTTGGTGGAGCAACAGCAAAGCCAGATCCAGATTCAATTACCAGAGCCAGACGTACAAATTCTGGGAAACCCCCGCAGTTTAGCTGGCGCCATCCAAAATTTAGTGCAAAACAGCATGCAAATTATCGGTCAGGGCGCTGTGCTAAAGCTCGAAGCCCGTTTAGATAAGGTTAATCCGCAGCTGGTGATGATTGCGGTTGAAGACAATGGTCCCGGTGTACCAGAGCATTTACAACAACAAATTTTTGAACCCTTTTTTACCACCCGCAGTCAAGGCACAGGCCTTGGTTTAGCCGTGGTGCAGGCTGTTGCTCATTCTCACAATGGCTCTATCCGCTATTGCGCTTCAGAATTGGGTGGCGCCCGTTTCGAATTATTGTTTCCCGTCTATGTGCCTGTCACAGCAGGTCAGGAGTTAAGTTATGCAAACAACTAG